A window of Rhododendron vialii isolate Sample 1 chromosome 13a, ASM3025357v1 contains these coding sequences:
- the LOC131314257 gene encoding GDSL esterase/lipase At1g06990-like, with the protein MALALFFILVIQVCISNTNPCYSIELPKFTTILIFGDSTVDTGNNNYVNTIMKSNHPPYGKDFLGHVATGRFSDGKIIPDFAASILGIKDTVPPFLDPKLTDEDIRTGVSFASAGSGYNDLTTILTRAISISKQPDYLKQYIERLKRIVGEEQAQAILNGSLVIVSAGTNDFVFNYYNIPQRNLHFTINGYQDFVLNKLQNFVKVKLLPLNTNTIADANTYT; encoded by the coding sequence ATGGCATTAGCCCTCTTCTTCATTCTGGTAATTCAAGTTTGTATTTCCAATACCAACCCATGTTATAGCATAGAATTGCCTAAATTCactaccattctcatctttggaGACTCAACAGTGGATACCGGAAACAACAACTATGTAAACACTATTATGAAAAGCAACCACCCACCGTATGGAAAAGATTTCCTCGGCCACGTTGCCACAGGGAGGTTTTCAGACGGAAAAATTATTCCAGACTTTGCGGCCTCCATTCTAGGAATCAAAGACACCGTTCCTCCTTTCCTAGATCCAAAACTAACCGATGAAGACATACGTACAGGTGTCAGCTTTGCATCAGCAGGATCGGGATACAATGACCTCACTACCATTTTAACTCGTGCAATCTCCATTTCGAAGCAACCAGATTATCTTAAACAATACATTGAGAGGCTAAAGAGAATCGTAGGGGAAGAACAAGCTCAGGCTATCTTAAATGGTTCTTTGGTTATTGTTAGTGCAGGAACAAATGACTTTGTTTTCAATTACTACAACATACCCCAACGAAATCTTCACTTCACAATAAACGGGTACcaagattttgtgctaaacaagTTGCAAAATTTCGTTAAGGTAAAACTTCTACCTCTTAACACCAACACAATTGCAGATGCAAACACATACACATGA